The Sedimentisphaera salicampi genome includes a region encoding these proteins:
- the argC gene encoding N-acetyl-gamma-glutamyl-phosphate reductase, with amino-acid sequence MKKVRAAVIGATGYTGRDTIEMLLSHRFAEVTYLTASSDESVPASVMHPRLTGRCGLDIEPLNFDKLADTADAALCCLPHKVSMSFVPRMLEKGLKVVDFSADYRIKDVEVYEQHYAPHTDRENISRAVYGLPELFRSELASADLAANPGCFPTGAILGLAPLLKAQAVDPEDICVNAVSGATGAGKKPSPGLHFPNHNENIRPYKIGSHRHMPEIEQICEGVAGSGVNVLFQPHIGSFDRGIISSIYTRPSKDLSQEELKRLFEDFYEGEPFVQVLDSPPEVKNVAKTNYCHIYPAAVKGRIAVFAAIDNLVKGASGQAIQNMNIMFGIDEKEGLL; translated from the coding sequence ATGAAAAAAGTTCGTGCGGCAGTGATCGGTGCCACCGGCTATACAGGAAGAGATACAATAGAGATGCTTCTCAGTCATCGTTTTGCTGAGGTTACCTATCTGACAGCTTCATCGGATGAGTCTGTGCCGGCGAGCGTTATGCACCCCCGGCTTACGGGGCGCTGCGGGCTGGATATAGAGCCGTTAAATTTCGATAAGCTCGCAGATACAGCGGATGCTGCGCTGTGCTGTCTTCCGCACAAAGTTTCGATGAGTTTTGTGCCCCGGATGCTGGAAAAGGGGCTGAAGGTTGTGGATTTCAGCGCTGATTATCGGATTAAAGACGTAGAGGTTTATGAGCAGCACTACGCCCCGCATACCGACAGGGAAAATATCTCCAGAGCAGTTTACGGCCTGCCTGAGCTTTTCCGCAGCGAGCTTGCCTCGGCAGATCTTGCGGCGAACCCGGGCTGCTTCCCTACAGGTGCGATTCTCGGTCTTGCCCCGCTCTTGAAGGCTCAAGCCGTAGATCCGGAGGATATATGCGTAAACGCTGTAAGCGGTGCGACGGGAGCGGGCAAAAAGCCCTCGCCCGGACTGCATTTCCCGAACCACAACGAAAACATCCGCCCATATAAAATCGGCTCGCACAGGCATATGCCCGAGATTGAACAGATTTGCGAAGGAGTTGCGGGAAGCGGGGTAAACGTGCTGTTCCAGCCGCACATAGGAAGCTTCGACAGAGGCATAATTTCCTCTATTTACACCCGCCCGTCAAAGGATCTATCGCAGGAAGAGCTCAAAAGATTGTTTGAAGATTTCTACGAAGGCGAACCTTTCGTGCAGGTTTTGGATAGTCCCCCAGAGGTGAAAAACGTTGCCAAGACAAACTACTGCCATATATATCCGGCAGCGGTTAAGGGCAGAATTGCAGTTTTCGCCGCGATAGACAATCTTGTGAAGGGCGCTTCCGGACAGGCAATCCAGAATATGAACATTATGTTCGGGATTGATGAAAAGGAAGGCCTGCTTTGA
- a CDS encoding metallophosphoesterase family protein, translating into MKLVLLSDIHSRFPRSDKLEAELESADAVLISGDITGFGSYDEGEAIISHIQKFCKSVFAVGGNCDTGEIARMIEHLGVSVHGQAGFAEGLCITGVSGVERGRLPLNFYDILENSIAEKNCRSLAVISHEPAFGTERCGRSSSRKGNKNIRKFAENYKPVLAVSGHVHEAWGSQKIGSTVFINPGAWLEGRFATVTLDNNLEFSGAEFHS; encoded by the coding sequence ATGAAATTAGTATTACTCTCAGACATCCACTCAAGGTTTCCCAGAAGCGATAAGCTTGAGGCAGAGCTTGAATCGGCAGATGCAGTTTTGATCTCCGGAGATATAACAGGTTTCGGCTCTTACGACGAGGGCGAAGCGATCATCAGCCATATCCAAAAATTCTGCAAGAGCGTATTTGCTGTCGGCGGGAATTGCGATACGGGCGAGATTGCCCGCATGATTGAGCATCTCGGTGTCAGCGTGCACGGGCAGGCAGGCTTTGCCGAAGGCCTTTGCATTACAGGCGTGAGCGGGGTGGAGCGGGGAAGGCTCCCGCTGAACTTCTACGATATCCTCGAAAACTCCATCGCCGAGAAAAACTGCCGCTCGCTTGCGGTTATATCTCACGAACCTGCCTTCGGAACAGAGCGATGCGGGAGAAGCAGCTCCCGCAAGGGAAACAAGAATATCCGCAAATTCGCTGAAAACTATAAGCCCGTATTAGCGGTTAGCGGGCATGTGCACGAGGCTTGGGGCAGCCAGAAAATCGGAAGCACCGTATTTATAAATCCTGGTGCTTGGCTGGAAGGCCGCTTTGCAACGGTTACCCTTGATAATAATCTCGAATTTTCCGGAGCAGAGTTTCATAGCTAA
- a CDS encoding Tex family protein yields MNKNHVSKISASLSISSGQVESTAKLLTEGCTVPFIARYRKEATGNLDEVAITSVRDMLAQLEELDSRRETILKTIEEQGKLTDKLKAEIMAAETLSKLEDIYLPYRPKRRTRATIAKEKGLEPLAEFLLKQEDESIEKEAEKFIDQEKEVPDGKAALAGARDIIAEMINEDADIREKIRELFRREGRFITKVVKGKEEEAEKFKDYFDWSEPVKTAPSHRVLAMRRGASEKLLTLHIEAPADKAVSIIEEKYITAANEASMQVRAAGEDAFKRLLSMSMETEIRLETKKLADEQAIKVFSENLRELLLSPALGEKRVLALDPAFRTGCKLVCLSRQGRLLYDDVVYPHTGEAKRKEAEEKIKTLCEKYDIETIAYGNGTASRETGEFLKAIDFGREIPVVMVNESGASVYSASEAAREEFPQKDLTVRGAVSIGRRLMDPLAELVKIDPKSIGVGQYQHDVDQKKLKAGLDDTVISCVNSVGVDINTASRQLLTYVSGLGPAIAGRIIEYRDTNGAFSGREELKKVSGVGEKCFQQSAGFLRIRGGNNPLDASAVHPESYSIVENIASDIGSRISEIIANKELVSKIEIDKYTTDKIGRPTLLDIKSELLKPGRDPRKQFEIFSFAEGLNEITDLKPGMKIPGIVTNVTAFGAFVDVGVHQDGLVHISELADKFIKDPMDVVKVHQKVMVTVIDADPERKRISLSMRAAPGKTAKQKPSPAGKEPRKSPRKPGNKKPKPDKKPQPKNTFGEGLNIEL; encoded by the coding sequence ATGAATAAAAACCACGTATCTAAAATCTCTGCCAGCCTGAGCATAAGCTCCGGGCAGGTTGAATCAACTGCCAAACTCCTGACCGAAGGATGTACCGTACCGTTTATCGCAAGGTACAGAAAAGAGGCTACAGGCAATCTCGATGAAGTAGCGATCACTTCTGTGCGTGATATGCTTGCCCAGCTTGAGGAGCTGGATTCCCGGCGAGAGACTATCCTCAAAACAATAGAGGAGCAGGGCAAGCTTACAGATAAGCTAAAGGCCGAGATAATGGCCGCCGAAACGCTCTCAAAGCTTGAGGATATATACCTGCCGTACCGGCCGAAGAGAAGAACCAGGGCAACCATCGCCAAGGAGAAAGGCCTCGAGCCGCTTGCAGAGTTTCTGCTTAAGCAGGAAGATGAGAGCATTGAAAAAGAGGCAGAGAAATTCATCGATCAAGAGAAGGAAGTGCCTGACGGGAAGGCAGCTCTTGCCGGGGCGAGGGATATTATCGCAGAAATGATAAACGAGGACGCAGATATACGTGAGAAAATCCGCGAGCTTTTCCGCAGGGAAGGCCGGTTTATAACGAAGGTTGTAAAGGGCAAAGAAGAGGAGGCGGAAAAATTCAAGGACTATTTCGACTGGTCTGAGCCTGTAAAAACTGCCCCGTCGCACAGGGTGCTTGCTATGCGCAGAGGCGCTTCTGAGAAACTGCTCACTCTACATATCGAAGCCCCCGCAGATAAGGCGGTTTCGATAATCGAAGAAAAATATATTACAGCTGCAAATGAGGCTTCAATGCAGGTGAGGGCTGCAGGCGAGGACGCCTTCAAAAGGCTGCTCAGTATGTCTATGGAAACTGAAATCCGCCTCGAAACCAAAAAGCTCGCAGACGAGCAGGCGATCAAGGTTTTCAGCGAGAATCTTCGAGAGCTCCTGCTCTCTCCCGCACTCGGCGAAAAACGCGTGCTCGCCCTAGACCCCGCCTTCCGTACCGGCTGCAAGCTGGTATGCCTGAGCCGGCAGGGCAGGCTGCTTTATGATGATGTGGTTTACCCGCATACCGGCGAGGCGAAACGAAAAGAGGCTGAAGAGAAGATCAAGACCCTCTGCGAAAAGTACGACATCGAGACCATTGCCTACGGCAACGGTACAGCGAGCCGTGAAACGGGCGAATTCCTCAAGGCGATTGATTTCGGCAGGGAGATCCCTGTGGTTATGGTGAATGAATCGGGCGCTTCTGTGTATTCGGCTTCGGAGGCGGCGAGGGAGGAATTCCCGCAGAAGGATTTAACGGTACGAGGGGCGGTATCCATCGGCCGCCGGCTTATGGACCCTCTCGCAGAGCTCGTGAAGATAGACCCCAAATCGATAGGCGTAGGGCAGTATCAGCACGATGTTGACCAGAAAAAGCTCAAGGCAGGCCTCGATGATACGGTAATCAGCTGCGTGAACAGTGTGGGCGTGGATATAAACACGGCAAGCAGGCAGCTGCTCACTTACGTATCAGGCCTCGGGCCTGCAATCGCCGGCAGGATAATCGAATACCGCGATACAAACGGGGCGTTCTCCGGCAGAGAAGAGCTCAAGAAGGTTTCGGGAGTGGGAGAGAAATGCTTCCAGCAGTCCGCCGGATTCCTGCGGATTAGAGGCGGGAACAACCCGCTCGATGCAAGCGCAGTTCACCCTGAATCTTACTCAATTGTTGAGAATATAGCCTCGGATATCGGAAGCCGAATCAGCGAAATTATCGCAAACAAAGAGCTGGTTTCTAAGATTGAAATCGATAAATACACAACCGATAAGATTGGCAGGCCAACTCTGCTGGATATAAAATCAGAGCTGCTAAAGCCCGGCAGAGACCCGCGTAAGCAGTTTGAGATTTTCAGCTTCGCAGAAGGACTCAATGAAATTACAGACTTAAAGCCCGGAATGAAAATTCCCGGCATCGTTACAAACGTAACCGCCTTCGGTGCATTTGTGGATGTGGGCGTTCATCAGGACGGGCTCGTCCATATCAGCGAGCTGGCCGATAAATTCATCAAAGACCCGATGGACGTAGTGAAAGTTCATCAGAAGGTGATGGTTACCGTGATAGACGCAGACCCCGAGCGGAAGAGAATATCGCTGAGTATGCGCGCTGCACCCGGCAAAACCGCCAAACAAAAACCATCCCCCGCCGGCAAAGAACCCCGCAAAAGCCCCAGAAAGCCGGGAAACAAAAAACCAAAACCAGACAAGAAACCACAACCCAAAAACACCTTCGGCGAAGGCCTCAATATTGAGCTTTGA
- a CDS encoding restriction endonuclease, which yields MNRYLELSIEYANQRSYLDDLYSVYPTIPEGIRNIDKQAWGKVEAAFNKGNNYELIKRLLEFDLFPIKDSYVAYLRRDKSSLERNPKTINRLSGRLYEMGLDLIYQKCSEAKETNRQIGPMFRKWAASKSLGLKPCSLEQFVSNNEDAVLEGSDVQLMRFAKEHLGYNHNKGLDLVARFNGKYVIGEAKFLTDFGGHQNSQFRDALATLDAEVDAVAVAVLDGVLYIRGKNKMYTELTEISAEKNIMSALLLREFLYSL from the coding sequence ATGAATAGATACCTTGAACTAAGCATTGAATACGCTAACCAAAGGTCTTACCTTGATGATTTGTATTCTGTTTATCCTACTATTCCTGAAGGTATTAGAAACATAGACAAGCAGGCTTGGGGCAAGGTAGAAGCCGCATTCAACAAGGGCAATAATTACGAACTAATTAAGCGGCTTCTTGAGTTTGATTTATTCCCAATTAAGGACAGTTATGTAGCGTACCTGCGTCGGGATAAAAGCTCGCTGGAGCGAAACCCAAAAACAATTAACAGATTGTCCGGCCGTCTTTATGAGATGGGGTTGGATTTGATTTATCAGAAATGCAGCGAGGCGAAAGAAACAAACCGTCAGATAGGGCCTATGTTTCGAAAATGGGCGGCAAGCAAATCTTTAGGTCTGAAGCCCTGCTCTTTGGAGCAATTTGTCTCCAATAATGAAGATGCTGTTCTTGAAGGCAGTGATGTGCAGTTGATGCGTTTCGCAAAAGAACATTTAGGATATAATCACAATAAGGGGCTTGACTTAGTTGCAAGATTTAATGGTAAATATGTAATCGGGGAAGCAAAATTTCTTACAGATTTCGGCGGCCATCAAAATTCGCAGTTCAGAGATGCTCTGGCAACGCTGGATGCCGAGGTTGATGCGGTTGCTGTTGCGGTATTGGATGGCGTATTGTACATCCGGGGAAAAAACAAAATGTACACAGAGCTAACTGAAATTTCTGCTGAAAAGAATATAATGAGTGCATTGCTGCTCAGGGAATTCTTATACAGTTTATAA
- a CDS encoding site-specific DNA-methyltransferase: protein MKNLLIKGENLEALKLLLEERGLEGSIDLVYIDPPFATGTDFKVSLNRSSTVSSANGGSLAYSDKIKGSEFIEFLRERLILLKRLLSERGSIYLHTDCKIGHYVKVMMDEVFGIENFRNDISRIKCNPKNFNRTGFSNIKDMILFYSKAKNPIWNEPRQDYSEKDKEKLFPKTDSQGRRYTTVPIHAPGETKNGRSSQEFKGMKPPAGRHWRVDVQTLESWDEQGLLEWSSNGNPRKIIYADEKDGKRVQDIWEFKDPQYPTYPTEKNSKMLEMIIKTSSLKNSTVLDCFCGSGSTLRAAEKLGRSWIGIDSSPQAIETAQKNLREDSSSTALFDSCSMYEMLDISEQSMV, encoded by the coding sequence ATGAAAAATCTTTTAATAAAAGGTGAAAATTTGGAAGCCTTGAAGCTTCTCTTGGAAGAAAGAGGGCTTGAAGGCAGTATAGATTTAGTCTATATAGACCCGCCTTTTGCAACTGGAACGGATTTCAAGGTGTCGCTAAACCGCAGCTCCACCGTAAGCTCAGCAAATGGGGGCAGTTTAGCATACTCGGATAAAATAAAGGGCAGCGAGTTTATAGAGTTCCTCAGGGAAAGGCTTATCCTGCTGAAAAGATTGCTTTCTGAGAGAGGCTCTATTTATCTGCACACTGACTGTAAAATCGGTCATTACGTTAAGGTAATGATGGATGAGGTTTTTGGGATTGAAAATTTCAGGAATGATATAAGCAGGATAAAATGTAACCCGAAAAATTTCAATCGAACTGGTTTCAGCAATATAAAAGATATGATTCTTTTCTACTCCAAAGCAAAAAATCCAATCTGGAATGAGCCCAGGCAGGATTACTCAGAGAAGGATAAAGAAAAGCTGTTCCCAAAAACAGATTCACAGGGCAGGCGATATACCACAGTACCTATCCATGCCCCGGGCGAAACTAAAAACGGAAGGTCTTCTCAAGAATTCAAAGGGATGAAGCCCCCAGCCGGAAGGCATTGGCGGGTGGATGTTCAAACGCTTGAGAGCTGGGATGAGCAGGGGCTTTTGGAATGGTCTTCCAATGGTAACCCGAGAAAAATAATATATGCAGACGAAAAGGATGGCAAGAGGGTGCAGGATATATGGGAATTCAAAGACCCGCAATACCCCACCTACCCCACTGAGAAAAATTCAAAAATGCTGGAGATGATAATTAAGACATCTTCGCTGAAAAACAGCACTGTTTTGGATTGTTTCTGCGGCTCCGGAAGCACCTTGAGAGCTGCGGAAAAGCTCGGCAGAAGTTGGATAGGGATAGACAGTTCGCCGCAGGCAATAGAAACAGCGCAGAAAAATCTGCGTGAAGATTCGTCTTCAACTGCCCTTTTTGATTCTTGCAGTATGTATGAAATGTTGGATATTTCAGAACAGTCGATGGTTTAA
- the argH gene encoding argininosuccinate lyase, translated as MTDKQKSWQNRLENAPDELSMNFVESLSYDKRLYKYDIQGSIAHCEMLEQQGLISSSEREQIVKGLLEIQAEIEAGSFEFDVSQEDIHMAVEAALIEKTGDPGRKLHTGRSRNDQIATDMRLWMRDEINRLLEKLCCLQMAFAELAEKYTEDVMPSYTHLQRAQPIVIAAYLLSFVEQFERDKGRLKDLAARVNISPLGSGAAAGSTLPIDRNLTAEKLGFAGITQNSIDAVSDRDFCAEFTFACSMIMTHLSKLAEDFIIFSSTEFSFVKISDTYCTSSSMMPQKRNPDMLELIRGKTGNVFGSLSALMMMLKAQPSTYNRDLQEEKIHIFNAADYANNCLEMAAAIVSNTQFRTDKIASGIDEGFLDATSLAEYLVKKGVPFRQAHGIVGTAVALCEKRGLKLSELELEDFRNLSEAVEEDVYESLTAANVARAYTSPGAAGKTQSEQRIKYWKEKLNTFSSVKGEE; from the coding sequence ATGACAGATAAACAGAAAAGCTGGCAGAACAGGCTGGAAAATGCTCCCGACGAGCTTTCGATGAATTTCGTTGAGTCTTTATCGTACGACAAAAGGCTCTATAAATACGACATTCAGGGCTCGATTGCCCATTGCGAGATGCTCGAGCAGCAGGGGCTGATAAGCTCTTCTGAGCGTGAGCAGATAGTTAAGGGGCTGCTGGAGATACAGGCTGAGATCGAGGCGGGCAGCTTCGAGTTTGATGTGTCTCAGGAAGATATACATATGGCCGTTGAAGCGGCTCTGATTGAGAAAACAGGCGACCCCGGCCGCAAACTCCATACCGGCAGAAGCCGCAACGACCAGATCGCAACCGATATGCGGCTCTGGATGAGAGACGAGATAAACCGACTGCTGGAGAAGCTCTGCTGCCTGCAGATGGCCTTCGCTGAGCTCGCAGAGAAATACACCGAAGACGTTATGCCCTCATATACGCACCTCCAGCGGGCGCAGCCGATTGTGATAGCTGCATACCTTCTCAGCTTCGTGGAGCAGTTCGAGCGAGATAAAGGCCGGCTTAAAGACCTTGCTGCAAGGGTTAATATATCGCCTCTGGGCAGCGGGGCGGCTGCCGGGTCTACCCTCCCGATAGACCGCAATCTCACAGCAGAGAAACTCGGCTTTGCCGGCATAACCCAAAACAGCATAGATGCAGTTTCAGACCGCGACTTCTGCGCAGAATTCACATTCGCCTGCTCAATGATTATGACCCACCTCTCCAAGCTCGCAGAGGATTTCATAATCTTCAGCTCCACAGAATTCAGCTTCGTGAAGATCAGCGATACATACTGCACATCTTCAAGTATGATGCCGCAGAAACGCAATCCCGATATGCTCGAGCTCATCCGCGGGAAAACCGGAAACGTGTTCGGCTCGCTCAGCGCACTGATGATGATGCTCAAGGCTCAGCCCAGCACATACAACCGCGACCTTCAGGAAGAAAAGATCCATATTTTCAATGCAGCGGACTACGCGAATAACTGCCTCGAAATGGCAGCGGCCATAGTTTCTAACACGCAGTTCCGGACGGATAAAATTGCCTCCGGAATAGATGAAGGCTTTCTCGATGCCACAAGCCTCGCTGAATACCTCGTTAAAAAGGGCGTTCCGTTCCGTCAGGCGCACGGCATAGTGGGCACTGCAGTAGCCCTTTGCGAGAAAAGAGGGCTCAAGCTAAGCGAGCTGGAGCTGGAAGATTTCAGAAATCTCTCTGAGGCGGTGGAGGAAGACGTGTATGAAAGCCTCACTGCTGCTAACGTTGCAAGGGCATACACAAGCCCGGGAGCGGCGGGCAAAACGCAGTCTGAACAGAGAATTAAATATTGGAAGGAAAAGCTGAACACTTTTTCATCGGTAAAGGGCGAGGAATAG
- the panB gene encoding 3-methyl-2-oxobutanoate hydroxymethyltransferase: protein MNKQKVADLYEKKNKGERFSLLTCYDYTMARILSKTDVDMLLTGDSASQMILGENNTLNISMDMLTALTKSVKRGAPDKLVAADMPFMSYQPSIERALINAGRFVAEAEADAVKIESGWPQVETVRAAADSGICIIAHIGLRPQSIGLKGRPKAEGTYAEDAVDLIKLALALEEAGAGFILLEAAARETAELMQSRLSIPLIGCGAGPSCDGQVLVVNDVMGMFDGPAPKFARKYAEIGSSIAAAANAYHEDVVSGAYPQDTESYHIKTQEKQKLDDMLKEMS from the coding sequence ATGAATAAGCAGAAAGTTGCGGATTTATACGAAAAGAAAAATAAAGGCGAGCGTTTTTCCCTGCTCACCTGCTACGATTATACAATGGCGAGGATCCTCAGCAAAACGGATGTTGATATGCTGCTCACGGGCGATTCTGCCTCGCAGATGATTCTCGGCGAGAACAATACCCTCAACATCTCAATGGATATGCTCACAGCCCTAACTAAATCTGTGAAAAGGGGAGCCCCTGATAAGCTCGTTGCCGCGGATATGCCGTTTATGTCTTACCAGCCTTCCATAGAGCGGGCTCTTATAAACGCAGGCAGATTTGTTGCCGAGGCGGAAGCAGATGCTGTGAAGATTGAATCGGGCTGGCCGCAGGTGGAAACCGTGCGTGCGGCGGCAGACAGCGGAATCTGCATTATAGCCCATATCGGCCTGAGGCCGCAGTCTATAGGGCTCAAGGGCAGGCCCAAGGCAGAAGGCACATACGCCGAGGATGCTGTGGACCTTATCAAACTCGCCCTTGCGCTGGAAGAGGCGGGTGCAGGATTTATCCTTCTCGAGGCCGCTGCAAGGGAAACAGCAGAGCTGATGCAGAGCAGGCTCTCTATCCCGCTTATCGGCTGCGGAGCCGGCCCCTCATGCGATGGTCAGGTGCTTGTGGTGAATGATGTGATGGGAATGTTCGACGGGCCTGCCCCGAAATTCGCAAGGAAATACGCAGAAATCGGCTCAAGCATCGCCGCCGCCGCAAATGCATACCACGAAGATGTGGTTTCCGGCGCATACCCGCAGGACACAGAATCCTACCATATAAAAACGCAGGAAAAACAAAAGCTCGATGATATGCTCAAGGAGATGTCATAA
- a CDS encoding inositol monophosphatase family protein, with product MYSKDVRIAKKAARLAGEKALSELGNIKTSFKNGNEVVTQADPLCQEIIIDEITRHCPEDGIIAEEGEDGNVLVLPPKGSRRWWIIDPIDGTNNYSRRVMLFSVSIALFDGGRPAAGVVYNPASEEMFEASLNGGMFLNGIRRFCSEEGVEPQSMIAIDSCWPEGIPQGIVELCTKCKLRNFGSTALHLAYVAAGSMNACIVNKNRIWDFAAGAMLIQEAGGRLTYQDGTDIVPLNPKTASEKNFELTASNKVIHNRVLGALIS from the coding sequence GTGTATTCTAAAGACGTAAGAATTGCCAAAAAAGCTGCGAGGCTTGCCGGCGAAAAGGCCTTGAGCGAGCTTGGGAACATCAAAACCAGCTTCAAAAACGGCAACGAAGTGGTAACTCAGGCAGATCCGCTCTGTCAGGAGATTATCATAGACGAGATAACCAGACACTGTCCTGAAGACGGCATTATCGCTGAGGAAGGCGAGGACGGAAACGTTCTTGTTTTGCCCCCGAAAGGCTCCCGGAGATGGTGGATCATTGATCCTATAGACGGAACGAACAACTACAGCAGAAGGGTTATGCTCTTCAGCGTTTCGATTGCCCTTTTCGATGGTGGACGCCCCGCTGCTGGAGTGGTATATAATCCGGCGAGCGAAGAAATGTTTGAGGCAAGCCTGAACGGCGGAATGTTCCTCAACGGAATCAGGAGGTTTTGCAGCGAAGAAGGCGTGGAGCCTCAATCAATGATTGCCATCGACAGCTGCTGGCCGGAAGGGATCCCGCAGGGCATTGTAGAGCTGTGCACCAAATGCAAGCTTAGAAACTTCGGCTCAACTGCACTGCATCTTGCTTATGTGGCCGCTGGGTCTATGAATGCCTGCATTGTAAACAAGAACAGAATATGGGATTTTGCGGCCGGGGCTATGCTGATTCAGGAAGCAGGGGGGAGGCTTACTTATCAGGATGGAACTGATATAGTTCCGCTTAATCCAAAGACCGCTTCAGAAAAGAATTTCGAACTTACAGCCTCAAATAAGGTAATACATAACAGAGTATTAGGTGCTTTAATAAGCTAA
- a CDS encoding glycosyltransferase family protein, with the protein MARILYGVAGEGFGHSSRAHITGKMLIESGHEVLFAASNKSLEYLNRYFPGKVCKIHGLTFHYENSTVNLPKTFFSNFSQLPEMLQINNKTFNGAVKDFAPDVVITDFDPFTSHWACKNDVPCISIDHEHLMCKFEFDRPETGWFERLMSDTVTKIYLKDISEYIVLNFFNACPLADNARLSPPVMRDEVAKHTPSSEGDHVICYATTESCLDDFYRVFKKFPQQEFLLYGFGIEGVEGNCVFRQRNTENFLRDLASCKGVIASGGFSLISECLHFGKRMLVKPIQNQVEQMINAYHLDRMGAGAYVDKIDENVLGNYLEWLRETPSFGHKDMLRPNNDAYFSILAGVLADVTGGKARLPKYERSVELSGL; encoded by the coding sequence ATGGCCAGAATATTATATGGAGTGGCCGGTGAAGGTTTCGGCCACAGCAGCAGAGCACATATCACAGGCAAGATGCTCATAGAATCGGGGCATGAGGTTCTGTTTGCAGCGTCCAACAAATCTCTGGAATACCTCAACAGGTATTTCCCCGGGAAGGTGTGCAAAATTCACGGGCTCACTTTCCATTACGAAAATTCCACAGTGAATCTTCCAAAAACTTTCTTCTCGAATTTTTCTCAGCTTCCTGAGATGCTGCAGATCAACAATAAAACGTTTAACGGGGCAGTGAAAGATTTTGCTCCGGATGTAGTGATAACAGATTTCGACCCGTTCACTTCTCACTGGGCTTGCAAAAACGATGTCCCGTGCATCAGCATAGACCACGAACACCTGATGTGTAAATTTGAATTCGACCGCCCGGAGACAGGCTGGTTCGAAAGGCTTATGAGTGATACGGTAACAAAGATTTACCTTAAAGATATTTCTGAATATATAGTTTTGAACTTCTTCAATGCCTGCCCGCTAGCAGATAATGCCCGCCTTTCTCCTCCTGTGATGAGAGACGAGGTAGCAAAGCACACGCCCAGCAGCGAAGGCGACCACGTGATCTGCTATGCTACTACTGAGAGCTGCCTTGATGATTTCTACAGGGTTTTCAAGAAGTTCCCGCAGCAGGAATTCCTGCTCTACGGCTTCGGGATTGAAGGTGTAGAGGGCAACTGCGTGTTCAGGCAGCGGAACACAGAGAATTTCCTCAGAGATCTGGCAAGCTGCAAGGGAGTGATCGCTTCAGGCGGGTTCTCGCTTATAAGCGAATGCCTGCATTTCGGGAAAAGGATGCTGGTTAAACCGATTCAAAATCAGGTTGAACAGATGATAAACGCCTACCACCTCGACAGAATGGGTGCTGGGGCGTATGTGGATAAGATTGATGAAAATGTACTTGGGAACTACCTTGAATGGCTCAGGGAAACGCCTTCATTCGGGCATAAGGATATGCTTCGCCCGAACAACGACGCATACTTCAGCATTCTGGCCGGCGTGCTGGCCGATGTTACTGGCGGAAAGGCAAGGTTGCCAAAATACGAAAGAAGTGTTGAGCTTTCAGGCTTATGA